The following are encoded together in the Scomber scombrus chromosome 7, fScoSco1.1, whole genome shotgun sequence genome:
- the lratd2b gene encoding protein LRATD2, with protein sequence MGNQVEKLTHLNYAEVPTSDPNGFDPDDDGPRIGVSYIFSNDDDDEQDDNLDHFSPENRRVDHEEKPFDPQDELECSIYYREECVYERSSGAATLSAESLLNKCRPGDLLEFVATGQYPHWAVYVGDFQVVHLHRAEIKNNFLTDVSQGKKGRIVNGLYRYRALPPEVIVRNALDNVGSRDRSLYWRNSECFAAWCRFGKREFKIGGEIRIGKQPYRLKLLFSEKKSHVLEFQSLEDVIMEKRRNDQIGKDAVMQELANHLNTTNEIKEDHFVN encoded by the coding sequence ATGGGGAACCAGGTGGAGAAATTAACGCATTTAAATTACGCAGAGGTGCCAACGTCGGACCCAAATGGGTTCGACCCGGACGATGACGGACCGCGCATTGGCGTCTCTTACATTTTCTCCAACGACGACGACGACGAGCAGGACGACAATTTAGATCACTTTTCACCGGAGAACCGCCGGGTGGATCATGAAGAGAAGCCATTTGACCCCCAGGACGAGTTGGAGTGCTCGATTTACTACAGAGAGGAGTGCGTCTATGAAAGGAGCAGCGGAGCCGCCACACTCTCTGCTGAAAGTCTCCTGAACAAGTGCAGACCGGGAGACCTGCTGGAGTTTGTGGCCACAGGACAGTATCCACACTGGGCTGTTTACGTCGGGGACTTCCAGGTGGTCCATTTGCACCGGGCTGAGATAAAGAATAACTTTCTCACTGATGTCAGCCAGGGCAAAAAAGGTAGGATAGTGAATGGCCTCTACAGGTACCGTGCGCTCCCGCCTGAGGTGATTGTGCGCAACGCCCTGGACAATGTCGGTTCGAGAGACAGATCGCTGTACTGGAGAAACTCGGAGTGTTTTGCAGCCTGGTGCCGCTTTGGCAAACGGGAATTCAAAATAGGAGGGGAGATCAGGATTGGGAAGCAGCCTTACAGGTTAAAATTACTCTTCTCAGAAAAGAAGAGTCACGTCCTGGAGTTTCAGAGCTTGGAGGATGTGATCATGGAAAAGAGGAGAAACGATCAGATTGGCAAAGATGCTGTGATGCAAGAGCTGGCCAACCACCTGAACACCACGAATGAAATCAAAGAGGATCATTTTGTCAACTGA
- the nsmce2 gene encoding E3 SUMO-protein ligase NSE2 translates to MSLNTVVGMLSSLQSFQTDIGTGMDIVTDVAIDLVETQDGEVHPGIKDMEAMILECAKLDREINHFVDVVKQVTSEVATQQPEAMFSLSDNVKEQFTERIARLSDTDLQKHQKVVAFKDSIKNSLNQANRESEENMEELDEDVVVSQSQVNFTCPLTQVEMVNPVKNKKCNHQYDEGAILGLIKAKHSQKKKCRCPVVGCGNTDINESDLIPDQILRRRIQSHKRQTNRT, encoded by the exons ATGTCTCTAAACACCGTTGTGGGGATGTTGTCGAGCCTGCAGTCGTTCCAGACTGACATCGGGACTGGGATGGACATAGTGACAGATGTGGCTATTGACCTGGTGGAAACTCagg ATGGAGAGGTGCATCCTGGCATCAAAGACATGGAGGCCATGATTCTCGAGTGTGCCAAGCTGGACAGGGAGATTAACCACTTTGTTGACGTTGTGAAGCAAGTCACATCAGAG GTTGCTACGCAGCAGCCAGAGGCCATGTTCAGCCTGTCTGACAATGTGAAGGAGCAGTTTACTGAGAGAATAGCCCGACTCTCTGACACCGATCTGCAGAAGCACCAGAAAGTAGTGGCCTTCAAGGACAGCATCAAGAACTCGCTCAACCAAG ccAACCGAGAGTCAGAAGAGAACATGGAGGAGCTTGATGAGGACGTCGTTGTTTCACAAAGCCAAGTTAACTTCACCTGCCCACTCACACAG GTGGAAATGGTTAACCCGGTGAAGAATAAGAAGTGTAACCACCAATATGATGAAGGTGCCATACTGGGCTTGATCAAAGCGAAACACAGCCAGAAAAAGAAATGCCG CTGTCCTGTGGTGGGCTGCGGAAACACAGATATTAACGAGTCAGACCTGATTCCTGACCAGATTCTGAGGAGAAGGATCCAGAGCCACAAAAGGCAGACAAACCGGACTTAG